The genomic interval AGTTCGCGCCCTATGTGAGTTACAGTAGTTAAGAAGcttgttttaattaatctgtAGGAGTGCGAAATCTTTACACTACTTAAGTACTTTAATACTTAATAACTATATGTACTTCGGCCAGTAGCCAGTATTGTCGAAAATACGGAGACTCGACGCGATCCCACTACCGGCGCCTATGAATCCATGTATATCTGCCACAAACGCTTTGTGTTCAACAAGATCGGATTGGTTTGTGATGCTTGCAGTCAGAGCTTAGAGTTACCACGTAAGCCGCACGCTAGCCGCACGCTATCGTCAATTAGTGACGCTTGGTGACTGCACGTCTGTGGCGTGGCCAGTCGACTGCAACTGTCACAAATACTGTATTGATATGACCGAGTGAGATCATATTATGAACCTGATCGGTAACCAAACTTTAcatagacctattacaggtgcttGAGAAACGTGATATCTGTGATGTAGTGGAGTTACGAGTTTGCATATAATATCCTTAACATTTTTAGGATATTATGTGCAAACGTAACTGATGTTCATCTATATGCACACAGTTTTAATTTGGGTGCATTGACACGAGATACGTGGGTATACTACCCATTAAATGACTTAActaaaaatgaattttttttttccaaaatcaaATTGTCCGACACATTTCCAATAGTTACCTACTAGAAATAAAATCAACTGAAAGTACTGCTAGTATAAGTTGTGCAGTGCGACTGGTATTCACGGGTGAGAGGCGTAGCGTGGGCGGACTGTAGGCGAGTCAGACTCGTATGCGTTGGAGGCACTCTGGGCTTACTGTAATTTTTGTAGAAAGGACTGCCGAATGATTTAGTGCGGAAATGTATtacacacatacctacatttattttactaatggCTATTGTACAAATTGTACGAGATATTGACGGCTACTGCAATTAGTAAGATTCTTTATCACTTACTCACATATTGACAAGTTTTAAGACGAAACACATAGAGGATGGAGGATCCTGGAGAATAACGATCCTCCTACAACtatcacattatttattacgGGTCTATGCAAGTCTTATTCTTCCACCCACCTCATTCTGACGTCATCATATCAGTCTCAAGCTGTATCTTATTAAAATAGCATCTGTATGCTGACACCTCCTCCTCCCCCCCCCCTCCTCTAGCACCGAGGTGGTTCGAGCGTGCTGCAGCAGTGCGCGGGCGGTGATGCGAGCGCCGCCATGCTAGCATCTGGTATGCCGCCGCAGGTCTACGAGCTGTTCCTCAAGAGATTCGTCGTCGGGAGACTGGTGAGTATCAGTGACGAAGGTACCTCATCTAGGTACAATGGTAATTGGTTTTTGTCTACAGAGTTACGTCCAAAACTTATTCTCTCATTCCACATTTATTATACCTTTGTTCACCATCACTCATGCGTGTAATGTTTTCTTATTTCCATCAGGTACCATAAGCTGGGTATCAGCTCTGCTGTCCATAGCTCCATCAACTAGGTAAGTATGTTTAAGGCAAGACATCTTATCTACTTTATACTTTTATAGCtcaattataaataacttttgttcTTTATTGCTTTTAAATAGATCTGTATCTCGTGCAAAATTACAATgatctacataataatatgttaaaaaCAGGATATCAATTTACACATTtccaattataaatatgtacttaatgaACTCATTTTATGCAGCTAATTAGCGTGAGATGCAGCGGTCTGCAACACTGCCACACATTATAAATGCCAACCATTGTTTACGGGTAAAAATATGAACAACGCGGAATAAATCTACTGAACTTTATTGTTTAATTGAGAGTTGTCCTCGGAGATCTGGAGTCAGCATGTTTAATCAATATTTAAGAgttagtatttaatttataaaattaaatataatatgttttgtaCTAAACTTTCTTTCATTTTGACCTCAtccaatttattacaaacaacagAGTAGTAGccattatatacctacatgtgACTGAGAGACAAATATGTCATTCAAACTTTCAAAAACCCCTAGTTATCTGAACAGTTGATATCTACCACACAACGTACCTAACTACTGAACAATCCCCACTTATAAACGAAGAGTTATTAACCCGTGACAAGTGACGAACGGTTCACACAGCGCGGTAACCGACTGTTATACTATATGTAATAGTATATTATCTGTTTATCAGTAATCATCACTTGCGCATGAGTGGCTCGTAGTAGTCAATAAACTGTATCTATCGTACGTGATTGTAAACATGCATCTTGTTATCTGTTAGATAAACTGCATGCTAATTATGCAACTCACGAGTAGATAGgttggtatttattttgatagttcaatgataataatagaataatatacAATGCTTTGCTCAAGGGAGGTTGGCTTCGCTACGGATGTAAGCACTGGTTTACAAACACTAGTttgtagttttctttaaaaaaacgagatttaggtatacatattatatagagTGTCATGTTATCTTTTGAGTCAATGCCTATTGGTAAGCATTACAAAAACTTGGAACAATTAACGTCTACAGGATTAAATATAGATAAACACATACCTATGTATCATTGTGCAGTAATCGATCCGTTTAGATCATTTCCGCAGTGACTCGCATACACCAGCCACTGATAACAATAGCTGAAGAATTGATAAAAGtattgctgattcggtgggaaAACCCGTCTCACAGCGCAtagctatcatcatcatcatctagaGAAGAAATGGTTAATAcctgaaataattatatttttttgaataaaatagtaAGCCTACCCGACATTTGGTCGATTGTAGGATTTCTTTTTGTTGGGAGAATCCTGAATTTAAGTTTTAAGTCTCTCTGATAGTGGCCAAATACCTGAttctgatcgttgttatgtgcgtataaattttcatctccatactgatttaagcCCAAGCAAACTATCGGCGTCAGCCGCCTGAAAGTTAGTGGTGCGTGCGTATTCTTATAGCAATAACTTGTGAGGAATTAATTACCATCATCACAagagtgtttgttttgttaaacgatcatattttgtttgtttcacatGTCAACTAAAATGGAGAGCTACTTTACTATGTTATCAActgatagataaaataaaaagtatgcaATTAATGATTACTATTGTGTACGTTGAAGCGATACGCGAATTGGTGACGTCACGAGTATCGGCGGAATCTGCGCCAGTGATAGACTATCATTGCCGAAACTAATCTAATCGACAGTTATCACGCGCGCGCGCCGACCGACAGACCTGTTCACATTATgtaagtaatacaaaaaattatattatttttataattttcatgaaaattaaattaggaagtaaaaattaaaattaaaaaaaaattgccactTAGGTTTAAAAAAGTGGATGATCTTAAGTcgtaaaagaaataatatgacATTAGCGCATGTGTCAGcgatttttatgtaggtaaataatgatATTGTAAATTCACAACTTCAGTCGTGTTTGAGAATAGTTAATTGTCCTATCCTAGTAATAACTAAAATTTTTAATTAGTCCTTCCACAAACAAATGCATTATAAATGCATTCCCATAAATATTGTCATTTCAGAACGTTAGCATTTGCTACCAAAAAGCTCACCGCCTTTGTCAGGGACAAAATGTCGCAATAAATTCAGGCTCAATTGAGCTTGACTTGAACTTTCACCGACATCAAAAACGTCAATGCTCTTAAAACCACTGTCTACTATGAATTTTACCTCAACTTTCGCGTGTTTTTCTGATGCACAGAAAACCCAATAAAAAATTATCGACACGGCTGTCTCCTGCGCAGCCTCTCTAGAAATAAGACAGTGGGAAACTGCGAGTGAATCATACATCTCAGTTTTTGCATCATCGCTATCAGCTGTCAGATATAACTGCTAGTTGATTTTCCTTATTTACCGAAACGGGCTTATGTGAAAAACCGTAATTTTCAAAAAGGAGGTTTACAATCCAAtggtttttttaaatgttagtaTCTAATCCTTTAGTATAACAAAGTGagttatcataataaaatgtaaggtTTGGagtatcttatttatttgtgaaataataaaagggCTTTTTCTCGTTAGCGGAACTTTTAACAGGTTTAGGTAATATATGAAAAATGTATGGtgttaaaaatatgttgaatAGGGTTCACGTAACAAACCTACCTGCTTACAAATAGGTCGAAAAACATTCAACATAAAATTGTCAATCAAGCCGTACTCAttacaatcacattaaatcgcGGAAATACCGAACACAGTTACTTAATTTGACTATGTCATCGCAGATAAATTTATtacgatattttatcgataatacTATTATCGATATAAGTATCGAGAGGGAGTCATCTTTTCACACCTTTTCAGCactaattgaaaatgtttttcaattcATTCTTCATAGTTCGAATAGACAATTGTGCAGAGTATAagatacttatttacttaacaaCAATAGCAAATTCCTAAGTGCAATCCCAATAAGTTTTAAGCGATGTTTCAACACTTCGATCTCATTTTTCCAGTCTATTAAACTTGTATCTTATCACTCACTAACAGTTGATTGTTTCACACTTATCGCGCGATTATGAAGCTAAATTCTTATTGTAAAGCTATCTAATCTCGCGAAAATAAGAAACGCAActtcataatatttacttatctaATTATTTAGATAAATGATGGCGATTATCTTATCAGTTACACGTTGTCTGTATTGTATCTAAATTGCCATAAAATAGGTGAGTCCGATAATCAGGAAGAGAGTCATATCTTCTCAGAAACTGATTAATTCTTTacacgtttaaaaaaaatttccGGTGCAAGTACCTACAGGGTGCGGCTTCCTTTGCGTCGGCGACTCATCCGAACTTGTAAAAGTAAGAAACTTTAATATGTCGCGTCGCCAGTCCTTTAATGTCGAAACgcgaatattttcatatttttctgtcGAGTTTTCAGTTAAgacttcatattttaattaaaattctactTTTAGCAACCTTTTTGTACGAAACTTGGATTTAATACGTATAAATGTTAAAGAAAAgggttttttataatttttacggAATATTACTCAGGACGGCGTAGGAGTCGAGTTTAGTAGATTAGTTGCGTCACAGGGTGTATGCACgggattattaaaattaaaacgagaCTAAGCGCAGAGTGGTTTCGGTGGTTCTGAGACctgttttaaaactttaaattaataccAAAACCTATGTACTCGACGTTAGTCATACATAGTTATGtagctatatttatttattaataagtctATGTGATCCAGAGACTCAAGCATGGGCGACGTGAAGCAGTACTCGCTGGCGGAGGTGCGCTCGCGCCGCGGCACCAACGGACAGCCGCTCTGGATCGTCTACAAGGACGCCGTCTATGATCTCACCAACTACCTCGACGAGGTAATGTATTGtcattattcctttatttcagggaACTAGGGCCCAGAAAATACGAATTCATATAATTACGAAGCACCTGTGTAGAACGCCTccgaaaaatgattttaattaaattaaccgAATACCAAAGGCGCATCGACCACTGGGAGCATAAGCCACCGACCCTATCATACATGACCCTATCATTAatgcataaattaattatctgAGCTTCTGTACTTATTGGACCTATGTAAAAAGTTTGAATGTGTTTGTAAATGCCGGGGAAAATGATGACCATAAAAATAACAGTCGGATGTTTAAGTCggctaaaaataacttgaaacatttagagaaagaaaataaaggtgAGATTTCTATCAGTAAAAAATAGaacctatttttataatttgatcAACAATTCTGTTAAACCTAGCATAGAAATagatcaaaattattaaattacttcaGTTGGCCTAACTTATCTTGATCAACGTCAACATTTCCTTAGAGAATATTTAACTATCATACACTATggataaaaagtcgtggtggcctagtgggcaaagaaccaacctctcgagtatgagggcgcgggttcgaatccaggtcaggcaagtaccaatgcaacttttctaagttagtatgtactttctaagtatatcttagacaccagtggctgctaaaaaggtgaaggaaaacatcttgaggaaacctggactatatagtctgaaatcaccaacccgcattgagcaagcgtggtgattaatgctcaatccttctccgtgtgagaggaggcctgtgcccagcagtgggacgataaataggctgtaactatacACTATGGATAGTTGATATAGATAGAGAGATAGAAGATAGAGAATTAGTCATTTACTAAGGTCAACGATTCATACTTGATAATACCTatacaagtatttattttaactaaatattACGAACGGTGCCAAAATATCTTTTTGACAACACCCTACGTAATATGCGGTGTATTTTCATGTGCATCAAGtaaaaataagtcgttaaaaaaCTATTGGTTTGGTTCTGAGTCCATTACATATGAGTTCGTACATTTTCCCTAAAATAGAGTTTGTTTTTGGAAACAAGTTGATACCGAGGTGATTGACCGAGGAATACTTACCTGGTATTGCAGCACCCCGGCGGCGCAGACACGATCCTGGAGGAGGCGGGACAGGACGCCACCAGCGCCTTCGACGACATCGGACACTCCTCAGACGCCAGGGTCGTGCTGCAGAAGTACAAGATCGGAGAAATCATTGAGGtaaattatgttattgtttGAGAATATTTTTGTGAGGATATAATGTAGagtataagtatgtatgtacagaTAAGAAAATCAGTTAGTACAGTCGGCTCAGTAAGTACAGTGACCTAAACATGTGGTCTCTCTATGTGGTGGTGAGATTCGCTTTTCCTGAAACTTATCAAGACATTTCGTCATTGTTGTTAACCAGTTTTATGgtaactttttttacttttacaagTACTTTAAAACGCccaatacaaataaatcatcGGACTTCGAGGAACCCACTTACAGGAGCTCGAATTTTATACGGTACAAATTTTATCCCCTTTCCTGAAAACccaaataatgtacctacaacaTGTAGCTGGTATCTATTTGCGTTCAAGTGCAACAAATGTGCAATAATATCAGCTGAATCAATTTCTTTCAAATTCTATGGTTTATCTTGAAatctaaacaaacaaatagtcAGATAAACCTTCACATTAACCCAGCTTATTGCAATGTATCaatgatttaataaaacaaatatgccTACAGTAAACCAGTTGTGacttgataataataattgacaTCCGCATAGTTAATCTTAAGCAATAATCAGTACGTGTTACTGTTATCAGTACGTTATCAGTAATTACTGCCCAAATACTACGACCAGATAACAGAAGTTATAGGGTACTATGGCCTTGAACTCTTGTACCCACTCTGTACATAAGTTATTTGCTGCTTCCATTCCTGTTACTAACATCCACTCTTGTCTTATTCATATCCTCTGTCAGGCAATTCCATCTTTTCATTGGTCTAAGTCAGCCTCTTCTTaatctaccataaaaaaatgggaattttaaagaatattgCTTAGTCACTAAATATTGGACAGTGCATATCAGCTAATTAACTTGTATTATTATcagcattataatttattattttataaatcctGATTACTATAACTACCGTAAACATCACGATGACCAATTATGCAGTAGTAGCAATAATAATGAGCTTACtgatacctatataaaaatttaattatcatCGTTATCTGTTGTTTTGGGACCAGAGTTATGAGTTATAATTTCAAGTTGCTATTCGTGATTTCTGAGTATTAAAACCCAAAATATCACAAGTACTtggctataaaaaaataaataagtaatgttcCACTATtggatatacatacatacggaTCTCCCTACACGGAAAGAATGTAATGACAACGAGTCACATTTGAGTTATGCTACAGAATATCTTCAAAGATTTGACTTTGGTATAGTTAACTCTCCAGGAACTCATATAAACTTGCTACTCTGGTAATAGCAGAACTATTCAACCAATAAAAACTGATCACGTCTTCATATTGTTATGTGGTCGATTGTACAGAGGTTTCCTTTCGGCTTCGAGTACACTTCGATGTAGCCACGCAATCGCACAGCTATAGCAAACTATAGCCGCTATGTGCCGCTATTACCCGCTATAACGGGCTACTAGACGATTGTCTTAAAAGGCATGCTGTTCCAGAGTGTATAAGTATGCATTATTCtcattttatattgtatttactGAGAGAAGTCGCGTGCGTAATTATGACGCCCGGTCACGTTGATCGATTTCGCATTCTTCAAAATACCGTAGGTCATCAAGTTTCATAGATACCACTAATGTAGGAAATACATAGGTGTAAACTACTTAGATTACAACTACTTAGGTATCTATAAACGTTATTATTATCGGAATTTTCAATCTAAAGATACCAAACTTGACCTTTACAAACTGTATAAGTAAATCAAGATTTCAAAACATTCTGAAATACATTAATTGCCTGCTTTTGAGACTCCGGCGAAATACTTGAACAGGACCTAAAGACTATTGACAAATATCGTTCATTCGCGAGTGAATGAAGCACAATGAGTGAGCGATAAGACGCCCCGGGCTTGTTTTAGCTTGATTAGTTTGTTTCAAACAGTTAAATACGAATCTTTGTATCTGTCGGCCGATCTGTGCTCTGTATGGTGACGGGATAAGGAATTTATTTCCAGCTTTTGAAAAGAGCCAATTTAACTTTAAGTCTTTTTTCAATGGATTTTAAACTTGAAGTCCTAATTTTAGCTCTTATTAAGGAAAAGTGATCCAGATTAAATAAGGATTTCTTATTTAGGGCAATTCACAAGATGTCTTCATCAGTCTATTTGTAACAGAGTTATGGACACTTTATTAAAGAGTTCTATCCTCAATTTCAGGAGGAGAAACGCTTCGACGCGAatggcaagaagaagaagaaggtggTGGCAGTGAAGCCAGACGACAAGCCCACCAGCAGGAGCTGTCTCGGCGTCATCACGTGCGGCCTGCTCGGCTGACCGCCGCGTACTGACCAGCTTTACTCACAGCACTCTAGCATCATGGAACACGACGCCTCTTTGTCTAGCCCACACGACATCAACAGAACATACTTAGAACCATGTTTCATTTCGCGCGTCTCAATTATTCCTGATAGGTACTTGGCACTGGTAAGCTACTTTTCAATTCAAATCGAGGTGTAGCAATCCATGCCTGTATCAAT from Helicoverpa armigera isolate CAAS_96S chromosome 19, ASM3070526v1, whole genome shotgun sequence carries:
- the LOC110380393 gene encoding cytochrome b5, with translation MGDVKQYSLAEVRSRRGTNGQPLWIVYKDAVYDLTNYLDEHPGGADTILEEAGQDATSAFDDIGHSSDARVVLQKYKIGEIIEEEKRFDANGKKKKKVVAVKPDDKPTSRSCLGVITCGLLG